The DNA window ATTTGCACAtcaagaaaatataattaattattcctaATAGTCCCATCTTGAGTAATATCTCCACTCCTATTTATATGTATTGATAAGGTGTATCACACCAAGTACATTGCGACAAAACATGCAAGCTATTAAATCAGCTATCAATCTAATCTCGGTGGAGTAGGCAGCAATGTGTAATCGTTGGCTAGTTGTGGACTTCTTTTTTAATGTAGACTCTAGTATGGATTGGATGTCTTGTTATTCGATACTCTCCCCTCTGGAAAGGCCGTAAATTCATAGAAGGTAACCCTTTCTCCAAGTATAACTTAGAGATACCAATCATAGAACGGGTGGATAAGACCCTATCATCCCTAAGTTGGATTACAATGTTCTTCCTTACCTGGGAAAGACTTCTTTTATTGTCTATATCTCTATCCAAATTTGAATACCCCATTCCATATAATCTTACATATATAGTGTGGCACTATTTATGTTGTATTTGCATCCACTAAACTCACAACCCACCAGACCACGCCATACTCCCACCTAGACATGCTCCCTAAGAAGCTAGGCACAAATGCAAAGGTTAGACAAAATTATCGTTTATGCAAGAGTTTTTAATCATGTAATGCTTAGGAAATCCATAAAACATCATTATCCAAAAGTACAACCTAGGTTATGGAAACTAAGGACTCCTTTTGAATGCATGATTCTCAAAACACGGGAATAGGAAAAATGTAGGATTGAAGTGTTCTATCAATCCAAATCCTATAGATTGGAGAAATACAGAAAAATCACGTGAATAACCATTTGGATTGAGTTTAGTAAACATGCAGGAATTAGAAGagagatagatatatttttatccaagAGGTTGGACCTCATATTGAAAATCTTCCAAACTTTCTATGTTTTGAGGCATTCATAAAgaatttcaaaggaatttATAGAAGATCGAGGCATTACTTTGTTCCAAAAGGCAATGTACAAATTTTTCCTATAGGAATCTAATCCTTCAAAATTCTCCCAAAATTCCTATGTTCCAAAGAAGCCCTTAAAGTGGCTATAGAGTACTACTAGCCAATACAAACTCCTAATGTTTCTTGAAAGGGGTCTAAGGTTAAAACTAGTTATCACACATAACAATCAACAAATACATATTGACAATGCATCAGGTGACATACAGGCATAGCCTTAATCTTCAACCGAGATAAGTGCTTGCACAACAGAGTTCATGTTTGGCCGCTTGCTCCTATCTTCCTCCAAGCATGAAACAGCAGTCTTAAGCATCATCTTCACTTGCACATGGTTGAAATCACCCTTCAATCGATAGTCCACAAGATCATCGGTACATCCTCTCTCGTTGGATTCCATCTTCTCACATGTCACCCTAACAACCATCCTGATATCCATCTCGCAAACCTTGATCCCTTGGATCACCCATTCCGAAACCCTAACCCCCTTCACCAGCTCAAGGAGTATCACCCCATAGCTGTACACATCGACCTTCTCCGTGACCGGTAGGTTGGATACCCACTCCGGAGCCATGTACCCTCGTGTCCCTCTGATCCGTGTCAAAGCAGCATCCGATCCATCCCTGTTCAACAGCTTGGACAGCCCAAAATCTGTAATCTTGGGCTCCAAATCATGGTCCAGCAATATGTTCTCTGGCTTCATGTCACAATGAACAATCCATTCTGAACACTCATTGTGAAGGTAAGCCAGCCCTTTGGCCACACCCAGAGCAATCCTGAACCTCTGATTCCAATCAAGAACATCATGATCATCATCAGATCCAACCCTGTGAAACAACTTCTGTGCAAGTGATCCGTTCTCTATGAATTCAGAGACAAGAATCCTGTGCTTGCCTTGAGAGCAGCAACCCCACATCCTGACGAGGTTCATGTGGTAGATCCTTCCGATGACACTCAGCTCTGCTTGGAACTCCTCCTCGCTCTGCCGGCTCACGTTCTTGAGCACCTTCACGGCCACCAccctctcgtcgtcgccgaggaCGCCCTTGTACACgacgccggagccgccgcggCCGATCACGTCGGTGAAGTTGCCGGTGGCCCTCCTGATCTCCGCGTAGGTGTACCTCTGGAAGTGGCTGGTGATCAGCTTGTAGCCTTCTTCGACGGCGTAGACGCGAGATTGCCGGAAAAGTCCTTTGCTTGAGAAGAGCCAGCAGCCGAGGCTGATGACGATGGCCTCGACGACGAGCAGTGCCGACAAGAACCCGTACAGGTATGGCCACACCGCCTTACCCGCGTCACGAGCTGACAGTGAAGCGGAGACCTTGAGGAGAACCTTTCTGTCGCTGTCGCCGGCGGGGGTGCAACCGGCGATGTCTTCTTGGATGGcgaggccgccgccctcgTGCTGCCATTGATGCACGTGGAACTCCGGCACGTGGAAGTCGGCCGGGACCTTGATGTACACCGTCCCCGGCAAGCCGGGGAACGTCCTGCCGTTGAAGAGGACGCTCTTGAGGTAGCACTCCATGTGCTCCTTGTACTGGAACGCCACGCACGCGCAGTTCTCGAGGCACTTCTTGCCGCAGTCGTGGAACGGCATGATGCCGCCGTCGTTGAGGTCGTAGCCCCAGAAGTCGCTGTGCGGCAGTGCCACCAGCTTCGTCGGCCGGCTGCACTCGAGCCGGAACGTCGGCCGGCAGCCTCTGCTCCAGTCGCTCGCGTCGACGCGCTCGTGCCCCGGCGCGCAGACGCagaccggcgccggcgagtaGAGGCAGACGGCGTTGGCGCCGCACACGCCGTGGATGTTGCACGGGTTGCCGAACGCCATCCACGACACCGACCACGTCCCGGTGGCCTCGTCCAAGCTGTACACCCTGAGGTTGCCGTCCGTGTCCAGCGTCAGCCGCCTCctgacgccggcggcgccgaggtcgGCGGCCTCGAAGTTGGTGCCGTCGCTGGAGAGGAACTGGCCGAGCGCGTCCATGGCGGCCGAGCGCGAGAAGTTGTAGATCTTGCGGTTGTTCTGCCAGTAGCTGAAGTAAGGGTTGGGCCAGTAGATGCTGGAGAAGTTGCCGTTGTCGTAGAAGAGGGAGAGCATGGCGTAGTCACTGAACCCCAGCCGGTAGTAGCCGGCGGAGAGCAGCCGGTCGCGCGACACCAgcagcgtcgccgccgtcagcCGCTGCGTCGGGAGCAGCGTGTCGGTGGGGTAGTCGAAGCTCTGCCACAGCGCGTTGCCAGCGGCGTCCTCGAGCACCAGGTTGCCGGAGTCGCGGAGCCTGGCGCGCGAGGCCGTCGTCCGGCCGATGCCGGCGGTGGAGTTCCagaccacctcgccgccgtagTCGGTGAGGAcgagcgcgccgcggcgcgcgtcGAGCGTGACGCGCGCGCCACTGCTGTGCACGGggcgcgccctcgccgcggtccagacgacggcgcggtcggcggcgcgcgcgaaCCAGACGGAGAAGGTGAAGACGGTGGGCGACGCATTGTAGAAGCCCGCGGCGAACGTGCCGTCCGGCGAGCGCAGGACGTCGTCGGCGTGGTCCTCGACGGCGATCGAGGCGGCCCGGGCGAGCCAGTCACGCGCCGCGTCGACGCGCCATGGACATGGAAGCGTGACCACAAACAGCAGGAAGGCTACAAGGCGAGAGGTCATGGCACATCGATGAGGATGTTGATTTAGACTGAGGTTAGGATGTTGATTTGGACTGTTAATTTGTCACAAGTCAAGTCAAGAGCTTTGTTGGTTCCATTTTAGAGCACCAGTGGCTgtcataattcataaataaactaagacAAGATGGAATTCATTAGCTGTAAGCATGGTAATAAACTAGCATTAGTGAAAGCGATTTGACTTAGATCTGAGCATTGTATATGCATAACGAGGTGTCGATGCACGTTGCGGCCCATGGAGTTTGTGCATCTCTGAACTACGGAATTGTGTCTCTCTGCTTGTTCtaagtctaaatttaaattttcagctttacatttagaattaattatagggtttttttattatagtttattttttaatctttacttttagatagctaagaatacatatataaaaattttatttacaaattatttttcgtttacatatatatctcaGCTTCAACTTAAAGAAAGCTGATGCTTCTTAGTTCACAATTCCACACCACTAATCTCAGCTTCAGCTTAAAGAAAGCTGATGCTTCTTAGTTCACAGTTTCACACCACTAATCTGGACCAAGATTGGTTAGCAAAGATGTTTGTATCATACCAGCAGCTGTGCAGTGTCCAATGCTGGATGAGCTGAGCAGCCACTAATAAAAGGTTTGGTAGTCTTGTCAgttaaatttgcaaaaaatgaGCTTTCAGTCAACCCTTAGTTTGATGATCTGTAGATTCTGTACCGCTGGCTTTGTAAACAAGTCATCCACTGTTTTGTAATGCATGATAAAAAAGAGGTTTCTTGAGGAAGAGCATTCCTCGGCCATCAGCCAATGGAGTTCCATGTAGTTCAGGGTTGGGACACCTCATAGATTTTTAAGTGAGTCAACGCATCAACGGTCAAGACAAATACACATGAAAAATGTGAGGTGAGGGTTATCAACAATACTGTGATGCTTGCCACCTCAAGAATATCAGttatctaaaaacaattacataACGGCGAAATGGCTATAAGCAATAACATTGTTGGAACAGTAGTTACACAACCTATTCTCTATAGGATTTGATACAGCGTCTGATCTCTATATGATCTGATAGAACTTCTGACCGTCTAAGATAACCCCCTACTCATTGAGTAGTCACGCTCTTTGCCAGATTCCTTGGTTGATCA is part of the Oryza brachyantha chromosome 11, ObraRS2, whole genome shotgun sequence genome and encodes:
- the LOC102721593 gene encoding putative receptor protein kinase ZmPK1 translates to MTSRLVAFLLFVVTLPCPWRVDAARDWLARAASIAVEDHADDVLRSPDGTFAAGFYNASPTVFTFSVWFARAADRAVVWTAARARPVHSSGARVTLDARRGALVLTDYGGEVVWNSTAGIGRTTASRARLRDSGNLVLEDAAGNALWQSFDYPTDTLLPTQRLTAATLLVSRDRLLSAGYYRLGFSDYAMLSLFYDNGNFSSIYWPNPYFSYWQNNRKIYNFSRSAAMDALGQFLSSDGTNFEAADLGAAGVRRRLTLDTDGNLRVYSLDEATGTWSVSWMAFGNPCNIHGVCGANAVCLYSPAPVCVCAPGHERVDASDWSRGCRPTFRLECSRPTKLVALPHSDFWGYDLNDGGIMPFHDCGKKCLENCACVAFQYKEHMECYLKSVLFNGRTFPGLPGTVYIKVPADFHVPEFHVHQWQHEGGGLAIQEDIAGCTPAGDSDRKVLLKVSASLSARDAGKAVWPYLYGFLSALLVVEAIVISLGCWLFSSKGLFRQSRVYAVEEGYKLITSHFQRYTYAEIRRATGNFTDVIGRGGSGVVYKGVLGDDERVVAVKVLKNVSRQSEEEFQAELSVIGRIYHMNLVRMWGCCSQGKHRILVSEFIENGSLAQKLFHRVGSDDDHDVLDWNQRFRIALGVAKGLAYLHNECSEWIVHCDMKPENILLDHDLEPKITDFGLSKLLNRDGSDAALTRIRGTRGYMAPEWVSNLPVTEKVDVYSYGVILLELVKGVRVSEWVIQGIKVCEMDIRMVVRVTCEKMESNERGCTDDLVDYRLKGDFNHVQVKMMLKTAVSCLEEDRSKRPNMNSVVQALISVED